A window of Candidatus Latescibacter sp. contains these coding sequences:
- the smc gene encoding chromosome segregation protein SMC, whose translation MKLSRLEIYGFKSFAKKLDLSLTGGTTAVVGPNGCGKTNVVDAIRWVLGEQRPTLIRLERMEDVIFKGSTNRKPLGMAEVSLTIENESGRLPLAMPEVTVTRRLFRSGESEYLINKKICRLADISDMFMDTGMGTDSYSLFELGMINSILSDKTEDRRHIFEEAAGVTKYKARRRTALNRMASIEDDLNRVGDIIAELERRVESLKRQAQKAARYRSLKSEIKARMISGASREIGRLKKKSESAEQGLTAVLSAAEELRGKISALTDSSDMLSLDILGAEKELAEINVRYDSFRNTIAEKEKELARLDSRLEYLEEAISKARETAGNNTSALAGLAESHGRCAEELHTVEERLVEVEIQSGTLREKFREFERKVAERTVAHQNSESEYRRIERELSACGSAADTVRVKRESGEARLTEISRRSSELEKARAEAAEECARLAEERCCYASREREFTGVISELNCALTDKNRAMEALDKQARQARDIQSSLRAERDFLAEVIRTGEGYSGGVKSAMNAENLKGRISGVLADLVSADERYERAVESALLDRLQSIVVDNPDTALEGIGYLSTNLCGRAAFLAIDDAEPEQEIPLPHDSGLLGPAAQFVRVDERYRPVIRRLLRGVYIVDSLETAYWMHTWSREGRFVTLDGDMVGSQGDYHCGGISKDGQSAAIGRREKLEKLTAALEQASGDASDLEKKRAALTEDYEFLHTSLRDKERDLNEVRRELAGITAHESRAAAKKEASSETLAALGKEAAGIEDTFENYDAELVSLEQKAERLQEQFREAGDRVGSSSADISALREELEHHRAGVNECDVERAALTEKKAALSREIHTIVERRETLAQAGCRILHEIEDAENESLQAGMKKSELFAGLESLDTGYTSLRSLKEEKERDYNEFRARRSESERQLQNLRRDQADLGKGESSLTLEREEAALQIKSIIERLSDEYFITARDIPEPVHDPDYDPEQERFLLEDLKRKIQALGDVNMAAEADYQEEKSRLDFLTRERDDLVEARRALHETIQKINNIARERFKETFERIRMNFGKTFADFFEGGVCDLALDENADPLEADILITARPPGKNVRSISLLSSGERALTAISLLFAIYLVKPSPFCILDEVDAPLDDANIDRFLRVIREFSRETQFIMVTHNKKTMAAADNLYGITMAEPGLSTLVSVRLSQIDGEEKEQRGEREFLEEMQNPL comes from the coding sequence ATGAAACTCTCCCGCCTTGAAATCTATGGGTTCAAGTCGTTCGCCAAGAAGCTCGATCTCAGCCTCACCGGGGGCACGACCGCGGTGGTGGGGCCGAACGGCTGCGGCAAAACCAACGTGGTGGATGCCATACGGTGGGTTTTGGGCGAACAGCGGCCCACCCTGATACGGCTCGAGCGGATGGAGGATGTGATCTTCAAAGGCTCGACCAACCGTAAGCCGCTCGGCATGGCGGAGGTCTCGCTCACCATTGAAAACGAATCGGGCCGTCTCCCCCTTGCCATGCCGGAAGTGACCGTTACCCGTCGGCTCTTCCGCTCCGGCGAATCGGAATACCTCATCAACAAAAAGATCTGCCGCCTGGCCGATATCAGCGATATGTTCATGGATACCGGCATGGGCACCGACTCATACAGCCTGTTCGAGCTCGGCATGATCAATTCCATCCTCTCGGACAAGACAGAGGACCGCCGCCACATCTTCGAGGAGGCCGCCGGGGTCACCAAGTACAAGGCGCGGCGGAGAACCGCGCTGAACCGTATGGCGAGCATCGAGGATGATCTCAACCGTGTGGGCGACATCATCGCCGAGCTTGAGCGTCGTGTGGAATCGCTCAAACGTCAGGCCCAGAAAGCGGCGCGCTACCGAAGCCTGAAGAGCGAGATCAAGGCCCGGATGATTTCAGGAGCTTCCCGTGAGATCGGCAGATTGAAGAAAAAGAGCGAGTCGGCTGAACAGGGACTCACCGCTGTGCTTTCCGCCGCGGAAGAGTTGAGGGGAAAAATTTCCGCCCTGACAGACTCAAGCGATATGCTCTCTTTAGACATTCTTGGAGCGGAAAAGGAACTTGCCGAAATAAACGTGCGCTATGATTCGTTCCGCAATACCATCGCTGAAAAGGAAAAAGAACTGGCCCGTCTGGATTCACGGCTGGAATATCTTGAAGAAGCCATTTCAAAAGCACGGGAAACGGCGGGAAACAATACCTCCGCCCTGGCCGGACTCGCAGAGAGCCACGGCCGATGCGCGGAAGAGCTGCATACGGTTGAAGAACGTTTGGTGGAAGTGGAGATTCAGTCAGGGACGCTGAGGGAGAAATTCCGGGAGTTTGAGCGGAAGGTTGCCGAAAGGACTGTCGCTCACCAGAACAGTGAAAGCGAATATCGCCGAATCGAGCGCGAGCTTTCCGCCTGCGGCTCCGCTGCTGATACGGTGCGGGTGAAGCGAGAGAGCGGGGAGGCTCGCCTCACGGAGATATCCCGGCGGAGCAGCGAGCTGGAAAAAGCTAGAGCGGAGGCGGCAGAGGAATGCGCCAGACTCGCTGAAGAACGTTGTTGTTATGCTTCACGGGAAAGGGAATTCACCGGTGTAATTTCTGAACTCAACTGTGCTCTCACTGATAAAAACCGTGCGATGGAAGCCCTGGACAAGCAGGCGCGTCAGGCTCGGGATATCCAGTCTTCCCTCCGGGCCGAACGGGATTTCCTTGCCGAGGTGATACGTACCGGCGAAGGATATTCCGGCGGAGTGAAAAGCGCCATGAATGCCGAAAACCTGAAAGGAAGGATCAGCGGTGTGCTGGCCGACCTGGTCTCAGCCGACGAGCGGTATGAGCGCGCCGTTGAATCCGCTCTTTTGGACCGCCTTCAGAGTATTGTAGTGGACAATCCTGATACCGCCCTGGAAGGCATCGGTTATCTCTCGACCAATCTCTGCGGAAGAGCTGCATTTCTGGCTATTGACGATGCCGAGCCGGAGCAGGAGATTCCGCTTCCCCACGACAGCGGATTACTCGGACCCGCAGCGCAGTTTGTCCGGGTGGATGAACGGTACCGGCCGGTCATACGGCGCCTGCTGCGGGGGGTGTACATTGTGGATTCGCTTGAAACAGCGTACTGGATGCATACCTGGAGCCGCGAGGGGAGATTTGTCACCCTGGACGGCGACATGGTCGGCTCGCAGGGGGATTATCACTGCGGCGGCATCAGCAAAGACGGACAAAGCGCCGCCATCGGACGGCGAGAGAAGCTGGAAAAGCTCACCGCCGCGCTGGAACAGGCTTCCGGCGATGCAAGCGATCTTGAGAAAAAGCGCGCCGCACTGACGGAGGATTACGAGTTCCTCCACACTTCTCTGAGAGACAAGGAGAGGGACCTGAATGAAGTGCGCAGGGAACTGGCCGGGATAACCGCACATGAATCGCGGGCCGCAGCAAAAAAAGAAGCTTCATCCGAAACGCTAGCCGCGCTGGGCAAAGAGGCTGCCGGCATTGAAGATACGTTTGAAAATTATGATGCTGAACTCGTCTCGCTCGAACAGAAAGCCGAACGTTTACAGGAGCAGTTCCGGGAGGCTGGCGACCGAGTTGGGAGCTCATCCGCCGATATCTCCGCTCTCCGTGAGGAACTGGAACATCACCGCGCCGGGGTCAATGAATGCGATGTCGAGCGGGCCGCTCTCACCGAAAAAAAGGCTGCGCTTTCCCGTGAGATACATACCATCGTTGAACGCCGGGAAACTCTTGCCCAGGCCGGATGCCGTATCCTGCATGAGATCGAAGACGCCGAAAACGAATCCCTCCAGGCCGGTATGAAAAAAAGTGAACTCTTTGCCGGACTCGAATCTCTCGATACAGGGTATACCAGCCTGCGCAGCCTTAAAGAGGAGAAGGAACGGGATTATAATGAGTTTCGCGCACGGAGAAGCGAATCGGAGCGGCAGCTTCAGAATCTTCGCCGCGACCAGGCGGATCTAGGGAAAGGAGAATCTTCACTTACCCTCGAGCGCGAAGAGGCCGCTTTGCAAATCAAATCCATTATCGAGCGGCTCTCCGATGAATATTTCATCACTGCCCGGGATATTCCGGAGCCTGTGCATGATCCGGATTACGACCCGGAACAGGAAAGATTCCTCCTTGAAGACCTGAAACGAAAAATCCAGGCGCTCGGCGATGTCAACATGGCCGCCGAAGCGGATTATCAGGAGGAAAAAAGTCGATTGGATTTCCTCACCCGCGAGCGGGATGACCTTGTGGAAGCCCGCCGCGCCCTGCATGAAACCATCCAGAAAATCAACAATATCGCCCGTGAGCGATTCAAAGAAACCTTTGAGCGCATCCGCATGAATTTCGGAAAAACCTTCGCCGATTTCTTCGAGGGCGGGGTCTGCGACCTGGCTCTCGATGAGAACGCGGACCCGCTCGAAGCCGATATCCTCATCACCGCCCGTCCCCCCGGCAAGAACGTCCGCTCCATCAGCCTGCTTTCGAGCGGGGAGCGCGCCCTTACCGCCATCAGCCTCCTCTTTGCCATCTACCTGGTCAAACCCAGCCCGTTCTGCATTCTCGACGAGGTTGACGCCCCGCTCGACGACGCCAACATCGACCGGTTCCTGCGTGTCATCCGCGAGTTCTCCCGCGAGACCCAGTTCATCATGGTAACCCACAACAAGAAGACCATGGCCGCCGCCGACAACCTCTACGGCATCACCATGGCGGAGCCGGGACTCTCAACTCTGGTCAGCGTCCGGCTGTCGCAGATTGACGGGGAAGAGAAGGAGCAGCGGGGGGAAAGAGAATTTCTGGAAGAGATGCAAAACCCTCTGTAA
- a CDS encoding restriction endonuclease subunit S — MSLVSIIICNNSNHECIKSGKENGANLLARSTPIAFSVSGKYWVNNHAHVFKFENPATQKFVEVYLNSISIEEFVTGAAQPKLNQQALNSIPIPIPDDVAKQWAIVAEIEVEQALVASNRELIARFEKKIHATLACVWGEEKQVATEN, encoded by the coding sequence ATGTCGTTGGTTTCCATTATCATATGCAATAATTCAAACCATGAATGTATCAAATCCGGGAAGGAAAATGGCGCGAACCTGCTCGCTCGCTCGACACCCATTGCGTTTTCAGTTTCGGGAAAATACTGGGTCAACAACCACGCTCACGTTTTTAAGTTCGAGAATCCGGCCACACAGAAGTTCGTGGAGGTTTATCTCAACTCCATTTCCATCGAGGAGTTTGTCACGGGTGCGGCACAACCGAAGCTCAACCAACAAGCGTTGAACAGCATTCCAATTCCAATCCCTGACGATGTCGCCAAGCAATGGGCCATTGTCGCCGAGATCGAAGTCGAGCAGGCGCTGGTCGCCTCCAACCGCGAACTGATCGCGCGCTTCGAGAAGAAGATCCATGCCACCCTAGCCTGCGTCTGGGGTGAGGAGAAGCAAGTAGCGACGGAGAACTGA